In one Thermosipho ferrireducens genomic region, the following are encoded:
- a CDS encoding ferredoxin, with product MKVRVDEATCIGCGVCENLCPDVFKLDDNMKAKVLQPETDLDCAKDAADSCPTAAIIIEE from the coding sequence GTGAAAGTAAGAGTTGATGAAGCAACATGTATTGGCTGCGGTGTTTGTGAAAACCTTTGTCCAGATGTTTTCAAATTGGATGACAACATGAAAGCAAAAGTGCTTCAACCAGAAACAGATCTTGATTGTGCAAAAGACGCCGCAGATAGTTGTCCAACAGCAGCAATTATTATTGAAGAATAA
- the pruA gene encoding L-glutamate gamma-semialdehyde dehydrogenase, translated as MEATNFMILKPFENLKIADFSNSETEFMMKKALEKVAVEFGKEYDIVIGGKAYKSDKKIKSINPSKTDEIVGYTNSATEELAELAVEKAWEAFKTWSKTPAYKRAEFLLKTADILRKKRFEFGATMIYEVGKNWVEADADFAEAVDFLEFYAREMLRYASEQPLVRIPTEKNELRYIPLGVGAIIPPWNFPLAILVGMTSAAIVTGNTVVLKPASDSTVIAAKFFEALQEAGLPDGVVNFLPGSGALAGEYLVKHPKIRFISFTGSKDVGLRINELAARPQPGQIWIKRTILEMGGKDAIIVDETADLDSAAEGIVTSAFGFQGQKCSAGSRAIIVKDVYDKLVEKVIEKAEKIKMGDVRFRENWLGPVINHGAFEKIKAYIEIGKNEGNLIFGGNTREELGGFFIEPTIFKDVDGNARIAQEEIFGPVLAIIKANDFEEALHIANSTEYGLTGALYSKSRDRIEKAKEEFHVGNLYFNRKCTGALVGVHPFGGFNMSGTDSKAGGRDYLGLFLQAKAISEKIL; from the coding sequence ATGGAGGCAACAAACTTTATGATCCTAAAACCATTTGAAAATCTGAAAATTGCAGATTTTTCCAATTCTGAAACTGAATTTATGATGAAAAAAGCCCTGGAAAAAGTTGCTGTAGAATTTGGAAAGGAGTATGACATAGTTATTGGAGGGAAGGCATACAAAAGCGATAAAAAGATTAAATCGATCAACCCAAGCAAAACAGATGAAATTGTAGGATACACAAATTCAGCAACAGAAGAATTAGCTGAGTTAGCTGTGGAAAAGGCCTGGGAAGCATTTAAGACTTGGAGTAAAACACCTGCTTACAAAAGAGCTGAATTTTTGCTTAAGACGGCTGATATCCTTAGAAAAAAGAGATTTGAATTTGGTGCAACAATGATATATGAAGTTGGAAAAAACTGGGTGGAAGCAGATGCGGATTTTGCGGAAGCTGTCGATTTTCTGGAGTTTTATGCCCGTGAAATGCTCAGATACGCCTCTGAACAACCTTTAGTTCGCATACCAACAGAAAAAAATGAGTTAAGATATATACCTCTTGGAGTGGGAGCTATAATACCACCATGGAATTTTCCTCTTGCCATTCTTGTTGGAATGACCAGTGCCGCAATAGTCACCGGGAATACAGTTGTTTTGAAACCAGCAAGTGATAGCACTGTTATTGCAGCGAAATTTTTTGAAGCTTTGCAAGAAGCTGGACTACCCGATGGAGTTGTGAACTTTTTACCTGGAAGCGGTGCGCTTGCCGGAGAATATCTGGTAAAGCATCCTAAAATAAGGTTTATAAGTTTTACCGGTTCGAAAGACGTAGGGCTTAGAATAAATGAACTTGCTGCCAGGCCTCAACCAGGACAAATCTGGATCAAAAGAACCATCCTTGAAATGGGTGGGAAAGACGCGATAATTGTTGATGAAACAGCTGATCTTGATTCTGCTGCTGAGGGAATTGTGACAAGTGCGTTTGGATTTCAAGGGCAAAAATGTAGCGCCGGTAGTAGAGCCATTATAGTAAAAGATGTTTATGACAAATTAGTAGAGAAAGTTATAGAAAAAGCTGAAAAAATAAAAATGGGCGATGTGAGGTTCAGAGAAAACTGGTTAGGACCAGTCATTAATCATGGAGCTTTTGAAAAAATCAAGGCTTATATAGAGATTGGGAAAAATGAAGGCAACTTAATTTTTGGGGGTAATACAAGAGAAGAATTAGGAGGATTTTTCATAGAACCTACTATCTTTAAAGATGTGGATGGAAATGCAAGAATTGCTCAGGAAGAAATATTTGGTCCTGTTTTAGCTATTATAAAGGCTAACGATTTTGAAGAAGCGCTTCATATAGCAAATTCTACAGAATATGGACTAACAGGAGCTTTATATTCAAAGTCAAGAGATAGGATAGAAAAGGCAAAAGAGGAATTTCATGTGGGAAACCTTTATTTTAACAGAAAATGTACTGGTGCCCTGGTTGGAGTCCATCCATTTGGGGGCTTCAATATGTCAGGAACAGACAGTAAAGCGGGTGGAAGAGACTATCTTGGACTTTTCCTTCAAGCAAAAGCTATTTCGGAAAAAATTCTTTAA
- a CDS encoding BMP family lipoprotein, whose protein sequence is MKKLFVFAILALLMVSVFAFKAIMVTDTGGLGDKSFNDGTWAGIKRAAEELGIETKVIQSYEQADYISNLTKAAQEIQKEPDGGIVYAVGFMMTDALFEVAQQFPDVYFAGIDIAPPTDVVPPNVISFLFKEQESAFLVGYVAAATTRTGKVGFIGGIPIPPVERFRYGFEAGVKVYNELHGTNVTILKGYANSFSDPKKGKDLALAQFAEGADVIFHASGAVGNGVIEAAKEKMVSLVGSEDMAKIIEYAFENGGFFAMGVDVDQDYMAPGVVLASAMKGVDTASYYGVIWAYNGEWTPGIHTLGLAENGVRLSPMKYTKGLISNRTVAELEYLVYLIKQGILVVPNTEEALKSFRVPNIVFPF, encoded by the coding sequence ATGAAAAAGCTGTTTGTTTTTGCGATATTGGCTTTACTCATGGTTTCTGTTTTTGCTTTCAAAGCTATCATGGTGACTGATACAGGTGGTCTTGGGGACAAATCTTTCAATGATGGTACATGGGCTGGTATAAAGAGAGCAGCAGAGGAATTAGGGATAGAAACAAAAGTTATACAATCCTACGAACAGGCAGATTATATTTCAAACCTTACAAAAGCGGCACAGGAAATTCAAAAAGAGCCTGATGGAGGAATAGTTTATGCAGTTGGATTCATGATGACAGACGCACTCTTTGAAGTTGCACAACAGTTCCCGGATGTTTATTTTGCTGGAATTGACATTGCCCCACCTACAGATGTAGTTCCACCAAATGTCATATCATTCCTCTTTAAGGAACAGGAATCAGCATTCCTGGTTGGTTACGTTGCTGCAGCCACTACAAGAACTGGAAAAGTAGGATTTATCGGTGGTATTCCAATTCCACCAGTGGAAAGGTTTAGATACGGTTTTGAAGCTGGTGTAAAAGTTTACAACGAACTTCATGGTACAAATGTCACAATCCTCAAAGGGTACGCTAACAGCTTCAGCGATCCAAAGAAAGGTAAAGACCTTGCTCTTGCTCAATTTGCAGAAGGAGCCGACGTTATATTCCATGCAAGTGGAGCTGTTGGTAACGGTGTTATAGAAGCAGCCAAAGAAAAGATGGTATCTCTGGTTGGAAGCGAAGACATGGCAAAAATTATTGAATATGCATTTGAAAATGGCGGATTTTTTGCCATGGGCGTTGATGTTGATCAGGATTACATGGCACCTGGCGTAGTTCTCGCAAGTGCCATGAAAGGTGTAGACACAGCATCTTATTACGGTGTAATATGGGCCTACAATGGTGAATGGACACCAGGTATTCATACGCTCGGTCTTGCAGAAAACGGTGTCAGACTCAGTCCAATGAAATATACAAAAGGGCTCATTTCCAACAGAACAGTTGCAGAACTTGAATACCTTGTTTACTTAATCAAACAGGGAATTCTTGTAGTTCCTAATACAGAAGAAGCACTTAAATCTTTCAGAGTTCCAAATATAGTATTCCCATTCTAA
- a CDS encoding ABC transporter ATP-binding protein, producing the protein MVGIVKRFPGVLANDHVTLKVKKGDIHAIVGENGAGKSTLMNQLYGLYHPDAGDIFINGKKVKIRGPRDAIREGIGMVHQHFMLVDTLTVAENVVLGSEPTKGLNFDLKKARNEVKELSEKYGLLVDVDAKIEDIPVGMQQRVEIIKTLYRGANIIILDEPTAVLTPQEVEELFEIMRKLKADGKTILFISHKLHEVMEISDRITVMRLGKVTGELETSKTNPKEIARHMVGRDVVLRVEKEPHKAKDIIFEIRDLRVRDNRNLEAVKGISFAVRKGEIVGIAGVAGNGQTELVEAITGLRKVESGQIIFNGEDVTGATVKELRQFGMAHIPEDRLKHGLIKEFEAYYNVILGQHYNRPFSNGTFLNHKAMFEYTKALMEEFDVRPRIIEHLGGNFSGGNQQKLVVGREIKMNPKFIVVAQPTRGLDVGAIEFIHKQILRLRAQDVGVLLISMELEEIFSLSDRILVMYEGEIMGEVKPEETTIEEVGLMMTGHRLEEVRRG; encoded by the coding sequence ATGGTTGGCATAGTCAAACGCTTTCCTGGCGTTTTAGCAAATGATCATGTGACTTTGAAAGTGAAAAAAGGAGATATCCACGCTATAGTTGGTGAAAACGGAGCAGGTAAAAGTACCCTTATGAACCAATTATATGGTCTTTACCACCCAGACGCCGGAGACATCTTCATAAACGGAAAAAAAGTGAAAATTCGAGGTCCAAGAGACGCAATACGTGAAGGAATAGGAATGGTCCACCAGCATTTTATGCTTGTAGATACATTAACTGTTGCTGAAAACGTAGTTCTCGGCTCTGAACCTACAAAAGGATTAAACTTTGACCTGAAAAAAGCGAGAAATGAAGTGAAAGAACTTTCTGAAAAATATGGACTCTTAGTGGATGTTGATGCAAAGATAGAGGATATACCCGTTGGAATGCAGCAACGTGTAGAAATCATAAAAACTCTTTACAGAGGCGCAAATATAATAATTCTGGATGAGCCTACGGCTGTTTTAACACCGCAAGAAGTTGAGGAACTCTTTGAAATCATGAGAAAGCTCAAAGCTGATGGTAAAACAATTCTATTTATATCACATAAATTGCATGAGGTGATGGAAATAAGCGATAGAATAACCGTTATGAGACTTGGTAAAGTTACAGGAGAATTAGAAACTTCCAAAACTAATCCAAAAGAAATAGCACGTCATATGGTTGGACGTGACGTTGTTTTAAGGGTTGAAAAAGAACCACACAAAGCCAAAGATATTATATTTGAAATTAGAGATTTAAGGGTTAGAGACAACAGAAATTTAGAAGCCGTTAAAGGAATATCGTTCGCTGTAAGAAAAGGAGAAATAGTAGGTATAGCAGGTGTAGCCGGTAATGGTCAAACAGAGCTTGTGGAAGCCATAACGGGTCTTAGAAAAGTTGAAAGTGGGCAGATAATCTTTAATGGAGAAGATGTGACAGGTGCTACAGTAAAGGAATTAAGGCAATTTGGTATGGCACATATTCCTGAAGATAGGTTAAAGCACGGACTTATAAAAGAGTTCGAAGCTTACTATAATGTCATTTTAGGTCAACATTACAATCGACCATTTTCCAATGGAACATTTTTAAATCACAAAGCAATGTTTGAATACACAAAAGCTTTAATGGAAGAATTTGATGTTAGGCCAAGGATAATCGAACATTTAGGTGGAAACTTTTCCGGAGGAAATCAGCAAAAACTGGTAGTTGGTAGAGAGATAAAAATGAATCCTAAATTTATAGTGGTTGCACAACCTACAAGAGGGCTGGATGTAGGAGCTATAGAATTTATCCATAAGCAAATTTTGAGATTAAGAGCACAGGATGTTGGAGTATTATTAATTTCAATGGAATTGGAGGAGATTTTCTCGTTAAGTGATAGAATTCTGGTTATGTATGAAGGAGAAATAATGGGAGAAGTAAAACCCGAAGAAACAACCATCGAAGAAGTTGGTTTGATGATGACTGGACATAGATTAGAAGAGGTTCGGAGGGGATAA
- a CDS encoding ABC transporter permease: MNKKIWSILVPVVSVIIALLFSAVIIVLIGKSPFEAYAALLRGAFSSKQAIADTVIKTTPLILTGLAVGFGFRAGVFNIGAEGQMVMGALIAAAFAGNFGSLPPVVAIPLTMLIAMSVGAAYAAIAGYLKAKTGAHEVVTTIMLNWIATYFASYMVTGPLAVGSGTPKSPEIADSAQLPILMKVGAIEMSSGIIIAIVAAIFMYILLNKTVTGYEIKGVGFNPYAAEYGGISVGKNVVLAMAVSGALAGLAGAMELMGVHHRFLGELSGGKGFDGISIALIGQNNPIGIIFAALLIGALRTGSNEMQFIGVPKHMVMIVQGIVIFLVAADRIVRTIMIRKRVNA; the protein is encoded by the coding sequence ATGAACAAAAAGATATGGTCGATTCTTGTACCTGTTGTTTCAGTAATTATTGCTTTGTTATTCTCTGCTGTCATTATTGTGCTTATCGGTAAAAGTCCTTTTGAAGCTTACGCAGCCCTTTTGAGAGGAGCTTTTAGTTCAAAGCAGGCAATAGCCGATACTGTTATAAAAACCACTCCTTTGATTTTGACAGGACTGGCGGTAGGTTTTGGTTTCAGAGCAGGAGTGTTTAACATTGGTGCGGAAGGTCAAATGGTTATGGGTGCTTTAATTGCCGCTGCGTTTGCAGGAAACTTTGGCTCATTACCCCCGGTTGTTGCAATACCACTTACAATGCTTATTGCAATGAGTGTAGGTGCTGCATACGCTGCAATTGCAGGGTATCTTAAAGCAAAGACAGGTGCTCATGAAGTTGTTACCACAATAATGCTAAACTGGATAGCAACATATTTTGCTTCTTACATGGTTACAGGACCTCTTGCAGTTGGTTCTGGAACACCAAAAAGTCCTGAAATAGCTGATTCTGCTCAACTTCCGATTTTAATGAAAGTAGGGGCTATAGAAATGAGTAGTGGAATAATTATAGCTATTGTTGCAGCGATATTCATGTATATACTTTTAAACAAAACAGTTACTGGTTATGAAATAAAAGGAGTAGGATTCAATCCATACGCTGCTGAGTACGGTGGAATAAGTGTTGGAAAAAATGTAGTCCTTGCTATGGCTGTAAGTGGTGCACTGGCTGGACTTGCAGGAGCAATGGAGCTAATGGGAGTTCATCATAGATTCCTTGGAGAACTTTCAGGAGGTAAAGGATTTGATGGAATAAGTATCGCATTGATAGGTCAAAACAACCCAATAGGAATAATATTCGCAGCACTTCTTATAGGTGCCCTTAGAACTGGAAGTAATGAAATGCAATTTATAGGCGTCCCAAAACACATGGTAATGATCGTTCAAGGTATAGTAATCTTCCTGGTAGCCGCTGATAGAATTGTACGTACTATTATGATCAGAAAGAGGGTGAACGCATGA
- a CDS encoding ABC transporter permease: protein MRILEAIFLVFINPLFYKITLTASTPLIFAALGGVYSEITGVVNIALEGIMLIGAFTSVVFTWLTGNVWIGVFMAIVSGVALAWLHAWGSIKWAGDQVVLGTAIILIAQGVTGFLMEPIFGKPGQTDFVGKIEEIKIPGVAKVPFIGKIIGELSPMVYIAFASVVFSWWLIYKTKLGLRMRSVGENPEAADTLGVNVYGIRYFGVLMSGVFAGIAGAYLSIGEVGHFRELMTGGRGFIALAAMILGKWNPVGAMLVSILFGASSAFANQLQSSSLIHVPATVKPLFDMIPFILTIIVVAGFVGRSRPPKADGIPYEKEA from the coding sequence ATGAGAATTCTGGAAGCAATCTTTCTGGTTTTTATAAACCCCCTATTTTATAAAATAACTTTAACAGCATCAACACCGTTAATATTCGCCGCTCTTGGAGGGGTGTACAGTGAAATAACAGGAGTAGTAAATATCGCTCTTGAAGGAATAATGCTCATAGGTGCATTTACTTCTGTAGTTTTTACATGGTTAACTGGAAATGTGTGGATCGGAGTATTTATGGCCATTGTATCAGGAGTTGCATTGGCATGGTTACACGCATGGGGAAGTATAAAATGGGCAGGCGATCAGGTGGTTTTAGGTACTGCGATAATCCTCATTGCTCAGGGTGTTACAGGCTTCTTGATGGAACCAATATTTGGAAAACCTGGACAAACAGACTTTGTTGGAAAAATAGAGGAAATTAAAATTCCGGGTGTAGCAAAGGTCCCTTTCATTGGAAAAATTATAGGAGAATTGAGCCCAATGGTATATATTGCTTTTGCAAGCGTGGTTTTTTCATGGTGGTTAATTTATAAGACAAAACTTGGACTTAGAATGAGATCTGTGGGTGAAAATCCAGAAGCCGCAGATACTCTGGGAGTTAATGTGTATGGCATAAGATACTTTGGGGTGTTAATGAGTGGAGTCTTTGCTGGAATAGCAGGTGCATATCTTAGTATAGGTGAAGTGGGTCATTTCAGAGAACTTATGACAGGCGGTAGAGGTTTTATTGCACTTGCTGCAATGATTCTTGGAAAATGGAACCCTGTAGGCGCAATGCTCGTAAGTATTCTGTTTGGAGCCTCAAGTGCATTTGCAAATCAACTTCAAAGCAGTTCCTTGATACACGTTCCAGCTACTGTTAAGCCATTGTTTGATATGATACCTTTTATACTGACTATAATAGTTGTGGCGGGATTTGTTGGTAGATCAAGACCGCCTAAAGCAGATGGTATACCTTATGAAAAAGAAGCATAA
- a CDS encoding acylphosphatase: MCKRILVYGIVQGVGFRYWTYNIAKSLKINGYVRNLPDGSVEIVACGDKENLSGFIKEISKGPITARVDNVQIEDTQYTDTGFKITY; this comes from the coding sequence ATGTGCAAACGAATTTTAGTTTACGGGATAGTTCAAGGGGTAGGTTTTAGATACTGGACGTATAATATAGCAAAAAGCTTAAAAATAAATGGATATGTTAGAAATCTTCCAGATGGTTCTGTGGAAATTGTTGCATGTGGAGACAAAGAAAACTTGAGTGGTTTTATTAAAGAGATTTCAAAAGGTCCTATAACAGCAAGAGTTGATAACGTTCAAATAGAAGACACACAATACACTGATACGGGATTTAAAATAACATATTAA
- a CDS encoding stage V sporulation protein S yields MEVLKVASNSNPNKVAGALAGVIREKGKAEVQAIGAGAVNQAVKAIAIARGYLAPSGIDLVCVPAFTDVSIENESRTALKFIVFPRE; encoded by the coding sequence ATGGAAGTACTCAAGGTTGCATCAAACTCTAATCCAAACAAAGTTGCAGGGGCTCTTGCGGGTGTTATTAGAGAAAAAGGAAAGGCAGAGGTTCAAGCAATAGGGGCCGGTGCTGTTAACCAGGCAGTTAAAGCTATTGCTATTGCGAGAGGTTATCTGGCACCAAGCGGAATTGACCTTGTATGCGTACCTGCGTTTACAGATGTAAGTATTGAAAATGAATCAAGAACTGCGCTGAAATTTATCGTTTTTCCACGTGAGTAA
- a CDS encoding bifunctional UDP-sugar hydrolase/5'-nucleotidase, producing the protein MKKVKLLTLVLLVIALTLFGTKVTIFHVNDTHGHAWPFSEWRNPGIGGYAVIASIIDEERASNPNVLFLHAGDLNTGVPESDLLNAFPDIFAFNRIGLTAMVVGNHEFDKPREVLNYQMNIAKFPFLSANIYKNGKPFFTPYIIKNVGGVKVAIFGLTTEETAILEPLYSGDLEFKNAIEVAKKLVPELKKEADIVVALTHLGMGMEHSGNYTTSEQLAKAVNGIDIIVDGHSHTNLKEAKVVNGTIIVQSWEWGKKLGKLELEVENGKINNWSWEAIPVNLKNYKGKDENGKSIYEYVGKPYPEAVYVKTPLDVFKKIGSEKLDTVIGETKILLDGERAHVRSGDTNLAHIIADAMIWKTGADIAFQNGGGIRASIQPGKITIRNILTVLPFGNTVYVMKLKGSEIMKVLEYAATIPEGKGAFLQVGGLTWKSENGKVTEVYVNGQPLNLDKVYVVATNNYMAGGGDGYSMLKANKSSGYDTGFVLADVVVEYIQKGLKGLIKDYDDSPRYERK; encoded by the coding sequence GTGAAAAAGGTTAAACTTTTAACTCTGGTTTTGTTGGTTATAGCTTTAACATTGTTTGGCACAAAAGTAACGATTTTTCATGTTAATGACACACATGGTCATGCATGGCCGTTTAGTGAATGGCGCAACCCTGGTATTGGTGGATATGCGGTAATAGCATCAATTATCGATGAAGAAAGAGCTTCAAACCCAAATGTCCTTTTCCTTCACGCTGGTGACTTAAATACAGGTGTTCCAGAATCTGACCTTCTCAACGCTTTTCCTGATATTTTCGCGTTTAACAGAATAGGACTTACAGCAATGGTTGTTGGTAACCACGAGTTTGATAAGCCACGTGAGGTACTCAACTATCAAATGAATATAGCAAAATTTCCATTTTTGTCAGCAAATATATACAAAAATGGAAAACCTTTCTTTACACCTTATATTATCAAAAATGTTGGAGGAGTTAAAGTCGCAATATTCGGCCTTACAACTGAAGAAACTGCTATTCTAGAACCACTTTACAGTGGAGATTTAGAATTTAAAAACGCAATTGAAGTTGCGAAAAAACTTGTTCCAGAATTGAAAAAGGAAGCAGATATCGTTGTTGCTCTTACTCATCTTGGGATGGGAATGGAACATTCTGGAAACTATACAACATCAGAGCAACTTGCAAAAGCTGTAAATGGGATCGATATTATAGTAGATGGTCATAGCCACACAAATTTAAAAGAGGCAAAAGTTGTAAACGGAACAATTATCGTACAGTCATGGGAATGGGGCAAAAAATTAGGGAAACTCGAGCTTGAAGTAGAAAATGGAAAAATTAACAACTGGTCATGGGAAGCTATTCCTGTGAATTTAAAGAACTATAAAGGTAAAGATGAAAATGGTAAATCCATTTACGAATACGTAGGCAAACCATATCCTGAAGCTGTATATGTTAAAACTCCACTTGATGTATTCAAAAAGATAGGTTCTGAAAAGCTCGATACTGTAATTGGAGAGACAAAGATTCTTCTTGATGGCGAACGCGCTCATGTACGTTCTGGAGATACCAACCTCGCACACATTATAGCAGATGCGATGATATGGAAAACAGGTGCAGATATTGCCTTCCAGAATGGAGGAGGTATTAGAGCATCAATACAGCCTGGAAAAATAACTATAAGAAATATACTTACAGTTCTTCCGTTTGGAAATACTGTGTATGTAATGAAACTCAAAGGATCAGAAATTATGAAAGTTCTTGAATATGCTGCTACAATTCCTGAAGGAAAAGGAGCTTTTCTACAGGTAGGAGGACTTACATGGAAAAGTGAAAATGGAAAAGTAACAGAAGTTTATGTAAACGGTCAACCACTGAACCTGGACAAAGTTTACGTAGTTGCTACAAATAATTATATGGCCGGTGGTGGAGATGGTTATTCTATGTTGAAAGCAAACAAATCTTCAGGTTATGATACAGGCTTTGTACTGGCAGATGTGGTTGTTGAATATATTCAAAAAGGACTTAAAGGATTAATAAAGGATTATGATGATAGTCCTCGATATGAGCGAAAATAA
- a CDS encoding ABC transporter ATP-binding protein, which translates to MIKDFLKRRWPFYLAGIIMLIIVDTLQLLIPRFISKAVDTLNTSTPDISLIAILSWSIVGVALGMFLSRFFWRFFIIGSSRKFVYEARNYLYKKILSLDMSFFDKNRSGDLMAHFTNDMNNVERMLGPGIVLMVDALFMSSITLFFMATTVGWRLTFIALIPLPFIIVISASFGKFIFTRSKTVQDTFSDMSGFIEESIDGIRIVKTFSILPKFEKIFSTKANNNFKANISLIKLWGVMWPSIHFISSLAYFLAIVYGGPMVIKGTVSLGAFIAFNSYIGMIVWPLTAYGWVINMIQRGRASYARIRKILETPPLVTEPEEPVEIKSIDSIKIENLNFSYPFTERLVLKDVSMEIKSGQLVGIVGTVGSGKSTLVKIISKFYPVGKGHLFINGIDINYIPSDIVRTKISYVPQETFLFSTSVEENIAFGMEDYNEELVEAYASLSAVDKDIKQFPEGYKTVVGERGVSLSGGQKQRVTIARALMRNADVYIFDDCLSAVDPETEEKIISSLRNTMKDKTMIIITHRLKVLRNANIIYVLDEGKIVEKGSHEELLSKGGLYAQMYRKQMIEEELEETN; encoded by the coding sequence TTGATAAAGGATTTTTTGAAAAGGCGTTGGCCTTTTTATTTAGCTGGAATAATAATGCTTATAATTGTAGATACCCTCCAGCTTCTTATCCCCAGATTTATATCAAAGGCTGTAGATACTCTCAACACAAGTACTCCTGACATTTCATTGATAGCCATTTTGTCGTGGTCTATAGTTGGCGTGGCTTTGGGTATGTTCCTTTCAAGGTTTTTTTGGAGATTTTTTATTATAGGAAGCTCACGAAAGTTTGTTTATGAAGCGAGAAATTATCTTTACAAGAAAATATTATCCCTGGATATGAGTTTTTTTGATAAAAATAGAAGTGGCGATTTAATGGCACATTTTACCAACGATATGAATAACGTTGAGCGGATGCTTGGACCCGGTATAGTTTTGATGGTAGATGCGCTCTTTATGTCCTCTATAACATTATTTTTTATGGCTACCACTGTTGGATGGCGCTTGACATTCATAGCTTTAATTCCTCTTCCATTTATAATAGTAATTTCAGCAAGCTTTGGAAAATTTATTTTTACGCGTTCCAAAACTGTTCAGGATACATTTTCTGATATGAGTGGGTTTATTGAAGAATCAATCGATGGTATTCGTATTGTAAAAACGTTTTCAATACTGCCGAAATTTGAAAAAATATTTTCAACTAAAGCTAATAACAATTTTAAGGCTAATATTTCTTTAATAAAATTGTGGGGAGTCATGTGGCCTTCTATTCATTTTATAAGCTCTCTTGCTTATTTTCTTGCCATAGTTTATGGAGGGCCAATGGTAATAAAGGGAACCGTTTCACTTGGTGCTTTCATTGCTTTTAATAGTTACATAGGTATGATTGTGTGGCCGTTAACTGCTTATGGGTGGGTAATAAACATGATACAACGAGGCCGCGCATCATATGCAAGAATTAGAAAGATATTAGAAACTCCTCCACTGGTTACTGAACCAGAAGAACCTGTAGAGATTAAAAGTATCGATTCTATTAAAATTGAAAATTTGAACTTTTCCTATCCTTTTACTGAAAGGCTTGTGCTCAAAGATGTCTCAATGGAAATAAAATCCGGTCAGCTTGTTGGCATTGTCGGCACGGTTGGAAGTGGAAAATCTACATTGGTAAAAATTATAAGTAAATTCTATCCTGTAGGCAAAGGTCATCTTTTTATAAATGGCATTGATATAAATTACATTCCATCTGATATAGTGAGAACAAAAATTTCTTATGTTCCACAAGAAACCTTTCTTTTTTCAACCAGTGTTGAAGAAAACATAGCTTTTGGTATGGAAGATTACAATGAAGAGTTAGTTGAAGCATACGCGTCGCTTTCAGCTGTTGATAAGGATATAAAACAATTTCCAGAAGGGTACAAAACAGTCGTTGGAGAAAGAGGAGTGTCACTTTCAGGTGGTCAGAAACAACGTGTGACAATAGCGCGGGCTTTAATGAGGAATGCGGATGTTTATATATTTGACGATTGTCTTTCAGCTGTTGATCCAGAAACAGAGGAAAAAATCATTTCCAGTCTGAGAAACACCATGAAAGATAAAACAATGATAATCATAACTCACAGGTTAAAAGTTTTACGCAATGCAAATATAATATACGTACTTGATGAAGGGAAAATTGTAGAAAAAGGTTCTCACGAGGAACTCCTATCAAAGGGTGGATTATATGCTCAAATGTATCGCAAACAAATGATCGAAGAGGAATTAGAAGAAACAAATTAA